A window of the Trichoderma asperellum chromosome 6, complete sequence genome harbors these coding sequences:
- a CDS encoding uncharacterized protein (EggNog:ENOG41) — MTECPVTESFHEKMKTFVTYTHCKGRHRDRALDAFDMWKKERVIDGSTSKHQSEPSVQSIETSTIQPITAAALQLLPSTPARSIASSDYATSDDGNSFVDSITETRSLSSNTTLMSSLPTTPLRNGTISRFDMEDVTEEECVTESIHGEDVFIEDNSDEESAEGDAEDIIAKEETIRDNIIAPDIKQEHHAERMRDSIFTSGINDTSSEREDNDGREDDEESGDDEERRNAVIKGLGIIGIQRTRSIRDHSPVFQVINSHPTHEKMKEGVVYILEHKKNSSLFKIGWSSKSAKERLRQPKNCYGINTKIIYETKRFVGAPQAERIAQVILRHVNIRVLECFKCQGGHREWFEAPRETVRETVMHVEEFLQMPAYTLQDKVYKLSPEVYDRVVKQMCDFSVARFGELMHGPGEKGEQAETSVDGLVDAKLMPPAQLTDEPAEMSRPNTRDELSEIQEAKQSFVSTSSHDTKSQDLSAGTKLMRKVKWFFSISDSVRAYFSDL; from the coding sequence ATGACAGAATGCCCTGTCACTGAAAGTTTTCACGAAAAAATGAAAACCTTTGTCACTTATACACATTGTAAGGGGAGACATCGTGACAGAGCCCTCGACGCTTTTGATATGTGGAAGAAAGAACGTGTCATCGATGGATCCACTTCAAAACATCAATCAGAACCATCTGTTCAGTCAATCGAAACGTCGACTATACAACCAATTACGGCAGCTGCACTACAACTTCTCCCCTCGACGCCTGCACGATCCATAGCATCTTCAGATTATGCGACATCAGATGATGGCAACTCTTTCGTTGATAGCATTACGGAGACTCGTTCACTCAGTAGCAATACGACATTAATGAGCTCTCTCCCTACTACCCCCTTGCGTAATGGAACCATCTCACGATTTGACATGGAAGATGTCACTGAGGAAGAATGTGTTACTGAGTCTATTCATGGGGAAGACGTTTTTATCGAGGACAATAGTGATGAAGAGAGTGCCGAAGGAGATGCTGAAGATATCATTGCTAAAGAAGAGACTATTCGAGACAATATCATCGCCCCCGATATAAAGCAAGAGCATCATGCCGAGAGAATGAGAGACTCTATATTTACTAGCGGCATAAATGATACCTCATCTGAGAGGGAAGACAACGATGGGcgagaagacgatgaagagagtggagacgatgaagagagaagaaacgCAGTCATAAAAGGGCTTGGCATTATCGGGATTCAGCGCACCAGGTCAATACGAGACCACTCGCCAGTATTTCAAGTGATCAACAGTCATCCTACACACGAGAAGATGAAAGAAGGCGTTGTATACATCCTTGAACATAAGAAGAACTCTTCACTCTTTAAGATTGGGTGGTCGAGTAAGAGCGCCAAGGAGAGACTGCGCCAACCTAAAAACTGCTATGGAATTAATACCAAAATTATTTACGAAACGAAAAGGTTCGTCGGTGCCCCGCAGGCCGAGAGGATTGCTCAAGTCATACTCCGACATGTCAACATTCGTGTTTTAGAATGCTTCAAATGCCAAGGAGGACACAGGGAGTGGTTCGAGGCACCTAGAGAAACAGTACGCGAGACGGTCATGCACGTTGAAGAGTTTCTCCAGATGCCCGCATATACTCTGCAGGACAAGGTATATAAGTTGTCACCAGAAGTATATGATCGCGTAGTCAAGCAGATGTGCGACTTTTCAGTGGCCAGATTTGGAGAACTTATGCATGGGCCAGGGGAAAAGGGTGAACAAGCAGAGACTTCGGTCGACGGGTTGGTCGACGCCAAATTGATGCCTCCAGCTCAACTTACAGACGAACCGGCTGAAATGTCTCGCCCCAACACTAGGGATGAACTTTCAGAGATACAAGAAGCCAAGCAAAGTTTCGTTTCCACTTCTTCGCACGACACCAAGTCGCAAGACTTATCCGCAGGGACCAAGCTGATGAGGAAAGTGAAGTGGTTCTTCTCAATCAGTGACTCAGTCAGAGCTTATTTTTCTGACCTTTAG